The Anabaena sp. WA102 genome contains a region encoding:
- a CDS encoding DUF58 domain-containing protein, which produces MKITKKINNWLETHAAAPAYGGWVLAGISVCYLGAGINTMAGWLYVISGVSFALLGVSAFVAPRSLTGIIVKRRPIAPVTAGDALKIEIEIQNQKKQSSSLLQIRDILPFILGQPVQQNIEAIPPQESYQCIYYHPTQQRGIYRWHTVELVTGAPWGLFSCRRPRQCEARATVYPTVLPLTTCPLIDEIGQDDSQRGDPRGKPLQMATTGLVRSLRPYRIGDPTRLIHWRTSARYGELRVRELEVITGGQEIIIAIDSSFIWQQELFEQAVIAAASLYFYAQKQKLQVQLWTSATGLTTGNISVLETLAATNPTEKNSLPPDHRPLIWLTQNSFTTSSLPPGSRWLLWQNPDSATPNLINREYPGIIVQNEQELQPQLQKALSLF; this is translated from the coding sequence ATGAAAATTACCAAAAAAATCAACAATTGGCTGGAAACCCATGCTGCTGCACCTGCTTATGGCGGTTGGGTGTTGGCGGGAATCTCTGTGTGTTATTTGGGTGCAGGGATTAATACCATGGCTGGCTGGCTGTATGTGATTAGTGGGGTTAGTTTTGCGCTTTTGGGGGTGTCGGCTTTTGTTGCGCCGCGATCGCTCACAGGTATAATTGTCAAACGTCGTCCTATTGCACCAGTAACCGCCGGTGATGCACTGAAAATTGAAATAGAAATTCAAAATCAGAAAAAACAATCTTCTAGTCTATTACAAATTAGAGACATTCTCCCATTTATTCTTGGTCAACCAGTCCAGCAAAATATTGAAGCTATTCCACCACAAGAGAGTTATCAGTGCATCTATTATCACCCGACCCAACAGCGTGGTATTTACCGCTGGCACACAGTAGAATTAGTCACAGGTGCGCCCTGGGGTTTATTTTCCTGTCGTCGTCCTCGTCAGTGTGAAGCTAGGGCGACTGTTTATCCCACCGTTTTACCCTTGACTACCTGCCCCTTAATTGATGAAATCGGACAAGATGATAGCCAAAGGGGAGATCCCCGTGGTAAACCTTTACAGATGGCAACAACGGGATTAGTGCGATCGCTACGTCCCTATCGCATCGGTGATCCTACTCGGTTGATTCATTGGCGGACGAGCGCTCGCTATGGAGAATTACGAGTCCGAGAATTAGAAGTAATTACCGGGGGACAAGAAATTATCATTGCCATAGATAGTTCCTTTATATGGCAACAAGAATTGTTTGAACAAGCCGTGATTGCTGCTGCTTCCCTGTATTTTTATGCCCAAAAACAGAAACTGCAAGTGCAACTATGGACATCAGCCACAGGTTTAACTACAGGTAATATCTCCGTTCTCGAAACCTTAGCAGCCACCAACCCCACCGAAAAAAACAGCTTACCACCAGATCACCGCCCCCTCATTTGGCTAACCCAAAACTCTTTCACCACATCTTCCTTACCTCCGGGTAGTCGTTGGCTACTGTGGCAAAATCCAGATTCAGCCACACCAAACCTCATTAATCGGGAATATCCTGGCATCATCGTCCAAAACGAACAAGAACTACAACCCCAACTACAAAAAGCCCTCAGTTTATTTTGA
- the mtnA gene encoding S-methyl-5-thioribose-1-phosphate isomerase, producing the protein MVYPVIWHNNSVSLIDQTRLPNEYTVVEIHRSEDMAQAITTMIVRGAPAIGVAAAYGMYLGAREIETSHRQEFLAKLETVANLLRSTRPTAVNLFWAIGRMMQTAYETMGTVAEIKQALLETAQKINAEDLQTCQAIGDHGLAALPQTPEKLIILTHCNAGALATAGYGTALGVVRSAWKEGRLARVYADETRPRLQGAKLTTWECVQEGIPVTVITDNMAAHCMKQGLIDAVVVGADRIAANGDAANKIGTYSLAIVAKAHNIPFFVAAPLSTVDFQLTDGSQIPIEERHPAEIYQIGETILTPPGVEFYNPAFDVTPADLITAIITENGAFLPGDLLKAQKMV; encoded by the coding sequence ATGGTTTATCCCGTTATTTGGCACAATAATTCAGTCTCACTGATTGATCAAACTCGCTTACCTAATGAATATACAGTGGTGGAGATTCACCGCAGTGAAGATATGGCACAAGCCATTACCACTATGATTGTGAGAGGTGCGCCGGCGATTGGAGTTGCGGCAGCTTATGGAATGTATTTGGGGGCAAGGGAAATTGAAACCAGCCATCGCCAAGAGTTTTTAGCTAAACTGGAAACAGTAGCTAATTTGTTGCGTTCTACCCGTCCCACTGCGGTAAATTTGTTTTGGGCAATTGGCAGAATGATGCAAACGGCTTATGAAACCATGGGAACAGTCGCCGAAATTAAACAAGCCCTTTTAGAAACTGCCCAAAAGATCAATGCCGAAGACTTGCAAACTTGTCAAGCGATCGGTGATCATGGTTTGGCGGCATTACCGCAAACCCCAGAAAAACTAATTATACTCACTCACTGCAACGCTGGGGCTTTAGCTACCGCTGGTTATGGTACAGCATTAGGTGTAGTCCGTTCTGCGTGGAAAGAAGGACGTTTAGCCAGAGTATATGCAGACGAAACTCGTCCCCGGTTACAAGGTGCAAAACTCACCACTTGGGAATGTGTCCAAGAAGGGATTCCGGTGACAGTAATTACCGATAATATGGCTGCCCACTGCATGAAACAAGGTTTAATTGATGCTGTAGTTGTGGGCGCTGATAGAATAGCTGCTAATGGTGACGCTGCCAATAAAATCGGAACTTATAGTTTAGCTATTGTGGCTAAAGCTCATAATATTCCTTTCTTTGTGGCTGCACCTTTATCTACCGTAGATTTTCAATTAACTGATGGTAGTCAAATTCCCATTGAAGAACGTCACCCAGCGGAAATCTATCAAATAGGTGAAACTATCCTCACTCCTCCAGGTGTGGAATTTTATAACCCGGCTTTTGATGTCACCCCTGCTGATTTAATTACCGCCATTATTACTGAAAATGGGGCTTTTCTTCCCGGTGATTTATTAAAGGCTCAGAAGATGGTTTAA
- a CDS encoding 4Fe-4S single cluster domain-containing protein gives MMTKPLLLNIAAWLPRSCANGPGTRMVIWVQGCPFRCLGCQNPDYLQFKLNQVVTVEEMWQKFQELPDLAGISISGGEPFAQAVALADLARRVQSVGKTVVCWTGYQLQQLQFNNIPDSQRLLNHIDLLVDGLFIQQQVSNQPLKGSNNQKLHFLSGRIVEADLVNIPRQEWILGSETLTYTGFPVKYKQLDQGGV, from the coding sequence ATGATGACAAAACCGCTATTGCTAAATATAGCTGCTTGGCTGCCTCGTTCTTGTGCTAATGGTCCAGGAACTCGGATGGTGATTTGGGTACAAGGTTGTCCTTTTCGGTGTCTAGGTTGTCAAAATCCTGACTATTTGCAGTTTAAGTTAAATCAGGTGGTGACTGTAGAGGAAATGTGGCAAAAATTCCAAGAATTACCGGATTTAGCGGGTATTTCCATTTCCGGTGGTGAACCTTTTGCTCAAGCTGTGGCTTTGGCAGATTTAGCACGTCGCGTCCAATCCGTAGGTAAGACGGTTGTTTGTTGGACAGGGTATCAACTACAACAATTGCAATTCAATAATATTCCTGATAGTCAAAGGTTACTAAATCATATAGATTTATTAGTTGATGGCTTATTTATACAGCAGCAAGTTAGTAACCAACCACTAAAAGGTTCAAATAATCAAAAACTGCATTTTTTATCTGGGCGAATTGTTGAGGCTGATTTAGTGAATATACCGCGTCAGGAGTGGATATTAGGTTCAGAGACATTAACATATACGGGTTTTCCTGTGAAATACAAGCAACTTGATCAGGGTGGGGTATAA
- a CDS encoding GTPase domain-containing protein, with translation MSIVVIGDRKTGKTSMVRALAEHGKYVKISNILASDLYNPSTKEIAGTDQLNTKTLNMEVDLPATGPRQLNILWIDTPGEFWSNPQYRKDHPAAWQGMEDKVKESKAVILMLPPHQSLVSSRLIDVAANHLQPVNTLPTSDQWVNGLQNWFDFLQQNCQRVKHIIIALHKADLFCDVEAEGKTWRYNPKRGGAAPWYDYSDHVVESYFGVANQVIRKYKGKEIGSRTNFFITTTENQELLELPWLYLAPYLIYN, from the coding sequence ATGAGTATTGTGGTGATAGGCGATCGCAAAACCGGAAAAACCAGCATGGTCAGAGCCTTGGCTGAACACGGGAAATATGTCAAAATCAGTAATATCCTAGCCAGTGACTTATACAATCCCAGCACCAAGGAAATAGCAGGTACAGATCAATTAAATACCAAAACCTTAAACATGGAGGTAGATTTACCCGCAACCGGACCAAGACAATTGAATATTTTATGGATTGATACCCCTGGAGAATTTTGGAGTAACCCCCAATATCGAAAAGATCATCCAGCAGCTTGGCAAGGAATGGAAGATAAAGTCAAGGAAAGTAAAGCCGTAATTTTAATGTTACCGCCCCACCAAAGTCTAGTATCTAGCCGTCTGATAGATGTAGCTGCTAATCATCTCCAACCAGTTAATACATTACCAACTAGTGATCAATGGGTGAATGGTTTACAGAACTGGTTTGACTTTTTACAACAGAATTGTCAACGAGTCAAACACATAATTATTGCCCTCCATAAAGCCGATTTATTTTGTGATGTGGAAGCAGAAGGAAAGACTTGGAGATATAACCCAAAGAGAGGCGGTGCAGCCCCTTGGTATGATTATAGTGATCATGTAGTTGAGTCATATTTTGGAGTTGCAAATCAAGTCATTCGTAAATACAAAGGAAAAGAAATTGGTTCTCGAACTAATTTCTTTATTACTACTACCGAAAATCAGGAATTACTAGAATTGCCTTGGTTGTATCTTGCTCCTTATCTTATTTATAATTAA